Proteins encoded together in one Planctopirus ephydatiae window:
- a CDS encoding flagellar basal body P-ring protein FlgI: MISGHRFCWSLIVLLATTGFCATHMAMNPFKFGKSEKSKAASESKSEEEIEDEFATKTETPLIGTYASFAGLEPVVLEGVGLVVGLNGTGGDPAPSQFRSLLLEDMKRRNVPNPNQILASPNTALVVIKAYLPPLIEKGATIDVEVKIPESAQATSLEGGYLLDCDLTEHAFVPGRGLLEGHTFAKAKGPILTSSVLGGSKSEVELQKRMGRVLGGATVLRERDLAIFLRNDVRSVRNSSRIAEAIGIRFHDYDKSGIKMSMAEAKTDQKIILKIHPTYRENYPRYLQVIRSIAFRETTVTRRVRLQKLAKDIFEPDKAESASLQLEAVGKDAIPTLKGALEAPLLECQFYAAVALAYLGDTSGVDVLEKCVREEPAFRVFALSALSTIEDAESYVKLRELMSEPTAETRYGAFRAMWTASREEPFIRGIPLKDKQYQLHVLKTTGQPMTHVTLRTRPEIVLFGADQEFIAPMYATAGRGIMVTIPPGSRTVSVAKFAVGQADERKETSLRVADVIYAAAEMGASYPDIVQLLVQANRQQNLPGEFAMDALPKAGRFYSRPDADGSLPASRKARVGRENLSPNMFPISPEKAIGEESDPLALKTDAESLKAVTQKSDASEPSPADKNAEPSMASVRNDGSEKKPASRKTPEKSSEKNEPNSGLPSQSEPDDSPRAEKQSSSKPTADRSAADDEPDSSSEKIQSRWLPAFKRTPVK; encoded by the coding sequence ATGATCTCTGGACATCGATTTTGCTGGTCGCTGATTGTGCTGTTAGCCACCACGGGGTTTTGCGCTACTCACATGGCGATGAATCCCTTCAAGTTCGGGAAATCTGAGAAGTCCAAGGCGGCATCGGAATCGAAATCTGAAGAAGAGATCGAAGATGAATTCGCCACAAAAACCGAGACTCCTCTGATTGGAACTTACGCTAGTTTCGCAGGGCTTGAACCTGTGGTACTTGAAGGTGTTGGTCTGGTGGTCGGCCTCAATGGAACTGGTGGAGACCCTGCTCCTTCGCAATTCCGCTCGTTGCTGCTGGAAGACATGAAGCGGAGAAATGTGCCCAATCCCAACCAGATTCTGGCTTCGCCCAACACAGCTCTCGTGGTCATTAAGGCTTACCTGCCACCTTTGATTGAAAAAGGGGCCACGATCGATGTGGAAGTCAAGATTCCCGAAAGTGCACAAGCCACCAGTCTTGAAGGTGGTTATCTGCTCGATTGCGATCTGACGGAACATGCATTTGTTCCTGGTCGTGGTTTGCTCGAAGGACATACTTTTGCCAAGGCCAAAGGCCCGATCCTCACTTCGTCTGTCCTGGGTGGCTCAAAATCAGAAGTCGAACTGCAAAAGCGGATGGGGCGAGTTCTGGGTGGTGCGACTGTGCTGCGCGAACGAGATCTGGCCATTTTTCTGCGGAACGATGTGCGATCTGTCCGTAACTCTTCGCGTATTGCCGAAGCGATTGGCATTCGCTTCCACGATTACGACAAATCGGGCATCAAAATGTCGATGGCCGAGGCCAAAACCGATCAGAAAATCATTCTGAAAATTCACCCCACTTACCGCGAAAATTATCCCCGTTACCTGCAAGTCATTCGGAGCATCGCCTTTCGAGAAACAACGGTCACTCGCCGGGTCAGATTGCAGAAGCTGGCGAAAGATATCTTTGAACCAGATAAAGCCGAGAGTGCCTCATTACAACTGGAAGCTGTGGGTAAGGATGCGATTCCGACATTAAAGGGAGCACTGGAAGCCCCGCTTCTGGAATGTCAGTTCTATGCGGCCGTCGCACTGGCCTACTTAGGGGATACTTCGGGCGTGGATGTGCTTGAGAAGTGCGTTCGGGAAGAACCGGCATTTCGCGTGTTTGCCCTTTCTGCACTTTCGACGATCGAAGACGCCGAATCGTATGTCAAACTTCGCGAACTCATGAGCGAACCAACGGCAGAGACTCGTTACGGCGCCTTCCGGGCCATGTGGACGGCTTCTCGCGAGGAGCCTTTTATCCGCGGAATCCCACTCAAGGATAAGCAGTATCAACTGCATGTCCTCAAGACGACTGGCCAGCCGATGACTCACGTCACGCTGCGAACTCGACCGGAAATCGTGCTGTTCGGTGCCGATCAGGAGTTTATTGCCCCCATGTACGCTACGGCTGGTCGCGGCATTATGGTCACGATTCCTCCAGGCAGTCGCACGGTCTCCGTCGCAAAGTTTGCGGTTGGCCAGGCCGATGAACGGAAAGAAACGTCTCTTAGAGTGGCAGACGTGATCTATGCTGCCGCTGAGATGGGTGCCAGTTATCCAGATATTGTGCAACTTCTGGTGCAGGCCAATCGTCAGCAGAATCTTCCCGGTGAGTTTGCGATGGATGCACTCCCGAAAGCCGGGCGTTTCTATAGTCGCCCCGACGCTGATGGATCGTTGCCAGCCAGCCGTAAAGCCCGCGTGGGCCGTGAAAATCTCTCACCCAATATGTTCCCCATCTCACCCGAAAAGGCGATTGGTGAAGAATCCGATCCCCTGGCACTTAAGACCGATGCAGAGAGCCTGAAGGCCGTCACGCAAAAGTCTGATGCCAGCGAACCCAGCCCGGCAGATAAGAATGCTGAGCCTTCGATGGCGAGTGTGAGAAACGATGGTTCCGAGAAGAAACCGGCCTCCAGAAAAACACCGGAAAAGAGCTCGGAGAAGAACGAACCAAACTCGGGGCTCCCTTCTCAATCTGAGCCTGATGACTCCCCACGAGCTGAGAAACAATCGTCCTCAAAACCGACAGCCGATCGCTCCGCTGCCGATGATGAGCCAGATTCATCGTCAGAGAAGATCCAGTCTCGCTGGCTCCCTGCGTTCAAACGTACTCCTGTGAAATAA